From Canis lupus baileyi chromosome 16, mCanLup2.hap1, whole genome shotgun sequence, a single genomic window includes:
- the SSNA1 gene encoding microtubule nucleation factor SSNA1, which translates to MTQQGAALQNYNNELVKCIEELCQKREELCRQIQQEEDEKQRLQNEVRQLTEKLARVNENLARKIASRNEFDRTIAETEAAYLKILESSQTLLSVLKREAGNLTKATASEQKSSGAKDS; encoded by the exons ATGACCCAGCAGGGCGCAGCGCTGCAGAATTATAACAACGAACTGGTCAAGT GCATCGAGGAGTTGTGCCAGAAGCGGGAGGAGTTGTGCCGGCAGATCCAGCAGGAGGAAGACGAGAAGCAGCGGCTGCAGAATGAAGTGAGGCAGCTGACCGAGAAACTGGCTCGCGTCAACGAGAACCTGGCCCGCAAGATTGCCTCTAGAAACGAGTTTGACCGGACCATCGCGGAGACAGAAGCCGCCTACCTCAAG ATCCTGGAGAGCTCGCAGACTCTGCTTAGTGTCCTGAAGAGGGAAGCTGGGAACTTGACCAAGGCCACAGCCTCAGAGCAGAAGAGCAGCGGAGCTAAGGACAGCTGA